A window of the Streptomyces luomodiensis genome harbors these coding sequences:
- a CDS encoding enoyl-CoA hydratase/isomerase family protein has protein sequence MTQSAPTTRMPSASEQPASSHPPVVLERDGAVAHVVLASAETGNAFNLGFVTTLRRVVEQVVAWTAEPDRNGVGAVLVRAEGRNFSVGGDLKAFVAQGDDVGAYVMSVASAAHAAVLGLAGLSVPVIAQVSGAVAGGGVGLALSADLVVAARSAKLRLAYTALGLTPDCGASWFLPRLVGERRALDLVFTNRVLRSTEAERWGLFSRVVDDEDLPSVSEELARSLATGQVAALSRAKLLMRAGHLDGLRDHLECEAGFIADAAARPEVRAAMSRFLAGGGRSGRT, from the coding sequence ATGACACAGTCCGCACCGACAACCCGGATGCCATCGGCCAGTGAGCAGCCCGCCTCCTCCCACCCTCCTGTGGTGCTGGAGCGCGACGGCGCCGTGGCGCACGTCGTGCTGGCCAGCGCGGAAACGGGAAACGCTTTCAACCTCGGCTTCGTCACCACGTTGCGACGAGTCGTGGAACAGGTCGTTGCCTGGACGGCCGAGCCGGACCGCAACGGCGTAGGCGCAGTGCTGGTTCGCGCCGAAGGCCGCAACTTCAGCGTCGGCGGCGACCTCAAGGCGTTCGTCGCGCAAGGGGACGACGTCGGCGCGTACGTCATGTCGGTCGCCAGTGCCGCGCACGCCGCCGTCCTCGGACTGGCGGGGCTGTCCGTTCCCGTCATCGCACAAGTCAGCGGCGCGGTCGCCGGCGGAGGGGTGGGCCTGGCGCTGAGCGCCGACCTGGTGGTGGCGGCGCGCTCGGCCAAGCTGCGCCTGGCCTACACGGCCCTCGGCCTCACTCCCGACTGCGGAGCCTCCTGGTTCCTGCCCCGGCTGGTGGGTGAGCGCCGAGCCCTCGACCTGGTGTTCACCAACCGCGTTCTGCGTTCCACCGAGGCCGAGCGGTGGGGGCTGTTCAGCCGGGTCGTCGACGACGAGGACCTGCCCTCCGTCTCCGAGGAACTGGCCCGTTCCCTGGCCACCGGCCAAGTAGCCGCGCTGAGCCGGGCGAAACTGCTGATGCGCGCCGGACACCTCGACGGACTGCGTGATCACCTCGAGTGCGAGGCCGGGTTCATCGCCGACGCCGCCGCCCGGCCGGAGGTTCGGGCAGCGATGAGCCGGTTTCTGGCCGGTGGTGGGCGCTCCGGACGCACGTGA
- a CDS encoding fatty acyl-CoA synthetase: MPNSFAPQTAASIAQARQHTLGDLLHRTAQRYPDKLAVVAGERRATYAEFDEAVNRCANSLAARGLEKGDRLALISHNSLEFAVLAFATARLGVVLVPVNFMLNAEETGFILGHSGAKGIVIEDALAPTAERAIAAAGLAGGVRGWIGLSGAAPTRDWEDVGSWIAEGDPAAPDVAVADDDPLRLMYTSGTESRPKGVMLSSKSLISQYVSCIVDGGMTPDDIEVHALPMYHCAQLDCFFSVDVYLGATSVIVPAADAGTILAAIEREKATKLFCPPTVWISLLRHPAFDTLDLSSLRKGYYGAAAMPVEVLRELRRRLPDLRLWNFYGQTEMSPVATILRPEEQLPLAGSAGRAALNVETRVVDEDDNPVPPGEVGEIVHRSPHAALGYYDDEEKTAAAFRNGWFHSGDLGVIGEDGYLTVVDRKKDMIKTGGENVASREVEEALYLLDGVAEVAVFGISHPHWIEAVTAVVVPKEGVELTREQIDAHAREKLAGFKRPKYVVLATSLPKNPSGKILKKDLRVQHAHLADSDRTGLAGDAR; the protein is encoded by the coding sequence GTGCCGAACTCGTTCGCACCGCAGACAGCAGCCTCAATCGCGCAGGCCCGTCAGCACACCCTCGGCGACCTGCTGCACCGCACCGCGCAGCGCTACCCCGACAAGCTCGCGGTGGTCGCCGGCGAGCGCCGCGCCACCTACGCGGAGTTCGACGAGGCGGTGAACCGCTGCGCCAACTCCCTCGCCGCCCGCGGGCTGGAGAAGGGCGACCGCCTCGCGCTGATCTCGCACAACTCCTTGGAGTTCGCGGTGCTGGCGTTCGCCACCGCACGGCTCGGCGTGGTGCTCGTGCCCGTCAACTTCATGCTGAACGCCGAGGAAACCGGGTTCATCCTCGGCCACTCCGGTGCCAAGGGCATCGTCATCGAAGACGCGCTCGCCCCGACGGCGGAGAGGGCCATCGCCGCCGCAGGGCTCGCGGGCGGGGTCCGTGGCTGGATCGGACTCTCCGGTGCGGCGCCCACCAGGGACTGGGAAGACGTCGGTAGCTGGATCGCCGAGGGGGATCCGGCCGCGCCGGATGTCGCCGTCGCGGACGACGACCCGCTGCGCCTGATGTACACCTCCGGCACCGAGTCCCGTCCCAAGGGCGTGATGCTGTCGTCGAAGTCGCTGATCAGCCAGTACGTGTCCTGCATCGTCGACGGCGGCATGACCCCGGACGACATCGAGGTCCACGCGCTGCCGATGTACCACTGCGCGCAGCTCGACTGTTTCTTCAGCGTGGACGTCTATCTGGGTGCGACCAGCGTCATCGTGCCCGCGGCGGACGCCGGCACGATCCTGGCGGCGATCGAGCGCGAGAAGGCCACCAAGCTGTTCTGTCCGCCCACGGTGTGGATCTCCCTGCTGCGCCATCCCGCCTTCGACACCCTGGATCTGTCCAGCCTGCGCAAGGGCTACTACGGCGCCGCGGCGATGCCCGTGGAGGTGCTGCGCGAGTTGCGGCGGCGGCTCCCGGACCTGCGACTGTGGAACTTCTACGGTCAGACCGAGATGTCGCCGGTCGCGACAATCCTCCGTCCGGAGGAGCAGTTGCCCCTGGCGGGCAGCGCGGGCCGGGCAGCGCTCAACGTGGAGACCCGCGTGGTGGACGAGGACGACAACCCGGTCCCGCCGGGCGAGGTCGGCGAGATCGTGCACCGCTCCCCGCACGCCGCGCTCGGCTACTACGACGACGAGGAGAAGACCGCCGCCGCGTTCCGCAACGGCTGGTTCCACTCCGGCGATCTCGGCGTGATCGGCGAGGACGGATACCTCACCGTGGTCGACCGTAAGAAGGACATGATCAAGACCGGTGGCGAGAACGTCGCCTCCCGCGAGGTCGAGGAGGCCCTCTACCTGCTCGACGGAGTGGCGGAGGTCGCCGTGTTCGGCATCAGCCACCCGCACTGGATCGAGGCGGTCACCGCGGTGGTGGTGCCCAAGGAGGGTGTCGAGCTCACCCGCGAGCAGATCGACGCTCACGCCCGCGAGAAGCTCGCCGGCTTCAAGCGGCCCAAGTACGTCGTCTTGGCCACATCCCTGCCCAAGAACCCAAGTGGCAAGATCCTCAAGAAGGACCTGAGAGTGCAACACGCGCACCTCGCCGACTCCGACCGGACCGGGCTCGCCGGCGATGCGCGATGA
- a CDS encoding MFS transporter, whose product MATTPSKGTHLRRVATSSYLGTTIEYYDFLLYATAAALVFNEVFFSGLSPWVGTIVALATLAVGYIARFAGAIVFGHFGDRLGRKAVLVTTMVIMGVTSGLIGLMPGSDQIGDAAPLLLVVLRILQGLAVGGEYGGAVLMTSEHADTKRRGLASSAAAMGAASGAVLATGAMTLVTLLPEDQLLAWGWRIPFLVSFLLVGVGLYFRLRIAESPVFLARREEHQPAGAPIVTLLRTHPVTVLMSTGFLLGATVGQGVFGIFIMSYAPAIGYAHSTTLSAVLVSTLIALVATPLFARLSDRIGRRPVVVGGTILMAALAHPAFLLINSGSAGLFMLAVAAVLVLAMTPVVAVAPVMLSELFPTQIRYTGVSTCYQLAHLMAGFTPLIAASLLAAAGGGTNTGLISAFVLVISLLSTLAVWWIPETRTRDLTDLTVDQPRSEHPETVPSA is encoded by the coding sequence ATGGCAACGACGCCGTCCAAGGGCACACACCTCCGCCGAGTCGCCACCTCCAGCTATCTCGGCACAACCATCGAGTACTACGACTTCCTGCTCTACGCCACAGCCGCGGCGCTGGTCTTCAACGAGGTCTTCTTTTCCGGCCTCTCGCCGTGGGTGGGCACGATCGTCGCCCTCGCGACCCTCGCGGTGGGCTACATCGCCCGCTTCGCGGGGGCGATCGTCTTCGGGCACTTCGGCGATCGCCTCGGCCGCAAGGCCGTCCTGGTGACCACCATGGTCATCATGGGCGTCACCAGCGGCCTCATCGGCCTCATGCCGGGGTCCGACCAGATCGGCGACGCAGCCCCGCTTCTCCTGGTCGTCCTGCGGATCCTGCAAGGCCTGGCGGTCGGCGGCGAGTACGGCGGCGCGGTGTTGATGACATCCGAACACGCGGACACCAAGCGGCGAGGACTCGCCAGCAGCGCCGCCGCGATGGGCGCCGCGAGTGGAGCGGTCCTCGCCACCGGCGCGATGACCCTGGTGACCCTGCTACCCGAGGACCAACTGCTGGCCTGGGGCTGGCGCATTCCGTTCCTGGTGAGCTTCCTGCTGGTCGGCGTCGGTCTCTACTTCCGTCTGCGCATCGCCGAGAGCCCCGTGTTCCTCGCGCGCCGCGAGGAACACCAGCCGGCGGGCGCCCCCATCGTCACGCTGCTGCGCACCCACCCGGTCACGGTTCTCATGTCGACAGGCTTCCTGCTCGGCGCCACGGTCGGGCAGGGCGTGTTCGGCATCTTCATCATGTCCTACGCCCCGGCCATCGGATACGCGCACAGCACCACGCTCAGCGCGGTCCTGGTCAGCACGCTGATCGCCCTGGTCGCCACGCCGTTGTTCGCCCGCTTGTCCGACCGGATCGGCCGTCGGCCGGTCGTGGTCGGGGGCACCATCCTCATGGCGGCGCTGGCCCACCCCGCGTTCCTGCTGATAAACAGCGGCTCGGCCGGGCTGTTCATGCTCGCAGTCGCCGCGGTACTGGTGCTCGCGATGACTCCGGTGGTGGCGGTCGCACCGGTCATGCTCAGCGAGCTGTTTCCCACCCAGATCCGCTACACCGGTGTGTCCACCTGCTACCAACTCGCCCACCTCATGGCCGGTTTCACACCACTCATCGCCGCGTCGCTGCTCGCCGCGGCCGGCGGGGGCACCAACACGGGGCTGATCTCCGCCTTCGTGCTCGTGATCAGCCTGCTCAGCACGCTGGCCGTGTGGTGGATCCCGGAAACCCGTACCCGCGACCTCACCGACCTCACGGTGGACCAGCCTCGCTCGGAGCACCCGGAGACCGTGCCCAGCGCCTGA
- a CDS encoding RidA family protein: protein MARRSIEVPGLHHGGLPIPQASVVGNLLVSSGISPLDPDTGTVPPGTEEQVALVFANVRRVLDAAGGSPDDVVKCAAFVRDKSIRPVIDKHWLEMFPDEASRPARHTLRIDLADPLQIQLEITAVLEEG, encoded by the coding sequence ATGGCCCGACGATCAATCGAGGTGCCCGGACTGCACCACGGTGGCCTGCCCATCCCCCAGGCCAGCGTGGTCGGCAACCTGCTGGTCTCCAGCGGGATCTCCCCGCTGGACCCGGACACCGGCACCGTTCCGCCCGGTACGGAGGAGCAGGTCGCGCTGGTGTTCGCCAATGTGCGCCGCGTCCTCGACGCGGCAGGCGGATCGCCCGACGACGTCGTCAAGTGCGCGGCGTTCGTCCGCGACAAGTCGATCCGGCCCGTCATCGACAAGCACTGGCTGGAGATGTTCCCCGACGAGGCGAGCCGACCCGCGCGCCACACCCTGCGCATCGACCTCGCCGACCCACTGCAGATCCAGCTCGAGATCACCGCCGTCCTCGAAGAAGGCTGA
- a CDS encoding amidohydrolase family protein, which translates to MIIDAHAHLVAPDSLYAFRALLLADGGYHGIDPKISDDALTEAAAGNVAIMDSVGTDLQLLSPRPFHLGSSMQPSRMLAPWVRANNDTIARTVALHPTRFAGVGALPLSPDEPVLVGFDELERIDELGFAGVLINPDLHEGRGNTPALGDRYWYPLYEKLVERDLPIHIHSAGCYSGRETYSEHFVTEESIAILSLLRSDVFTHFPTLRIMISHGGGSVPYQIGRWQSEALHPSLGGSPDAERFETALRRFWFDSVLHHPLSLELLLRTVGADRVLFGTEKPGSGSALNPDTGRDFDDIKPVIEGLAFLSEAEKQAVFEDNARTVFPKLKNHEAR; encoded by the coding sequence ATGATCATCGATGCACACGCACACCTCGTAGCGCCCGATTCCCTCTACGCCTTCCGCGCACTGCTGCTCGCCGACGGCGGCTACCACGGCATCGACCCGAAGATTTCCGACGACGCCCTGACCGAAGCCGCAGCCGGCAACGTGGCGATCATGGACTCGGTCGGCACCGACCTGCAGCTGCTGTCCCCGCGCCCGTTCCACCTCGGCAGCTCGATGCAGCCCTCGCGGATGCTCGCCCCCTGGGTCCGCGCCAACAACGACACCATCGCGCGCACGGTCGCGCTCCATCCGACCCGCTTCGCCGGTGTCGGAGCGCTTCCGCTGTCTCCGGATGAGCCCGTCTTGGTGGGATTCGACGAGCTGGAGAGGATCGACGAACTCGGCTTCGCCGGGGTGTTGATCAATCCCGACCTCCACGAAGGCCGAGGGAACACCCCGGCACTCGGCGACCGCTACTGGTACCCGCTCTACGAGAAGCTCGTCGAGCGCGACCTCCCGATCCACATCCACTCGGCCGGCTGCTACTCCGGCCGCGAGACCTACTCCGAGCACTTCGTCACCGAGGAGTCGATCGCGATCCTCTCGCTGCTGCGCAGCGACGTGTTCACCCACTTCCCGACCCTGCGCATCATGATCTCGCACGGCGGCGGGTCGGTGCCCTACCAGATCGGGCGCTGGCAGTCAGAGGCCCTGCACCCCAGCCTCGGAGGCAGCCCGGACGCCGAACGGTTCGAGACCGCGCTGCGCCGCTTCTGGTTCGACTCCGTGCTGCACCACCCGTTGTCCCTGGAGCTGCTGCTGCGCACCGTCGGCGCGGACCGCGTCCTGTTCGGTACGGAGAAGCCGGGGAGCGGCAGCGCCCTCAACCCCGACACCGGCCGCGACTTCGACGACATCAAGCCCGTCATCGAGGGCTTGGCATTCCTTTCCGAAGCCGAGAAGCAAGCCGTGTTCGAGGACAACGCGCGCACCGTGTTCCCCAAGCTGAAGAACCACGAGGCCCGCTGA
- a CDS encoding RraA family protein, whose product MNDILERLRAVDTCAVSDALDRHGVRGVVTGLRSLAADRPFAGRAVTVRLGPPAEGGTLPKRHLGTAAVDASGPGQVIVVDHQGRTDCAGWGGLLSRAAASRGIEGVIVDGAARDLAEAAEVGFPVHARTSTPVTARARAVEHAWGEPVTLDGLEVMPGDLVLADSGGVVVVPADRAEEIIATAERVAATEAAMAQAIDGGTPVSDVMGKTYEELTDADH is encoded by the coding sequence ATGAACGACATCCTGGAACGACTGCGTGCGGTCGACACCTGCGCGGTGTCCGATGCCCTCGACCGCCACGGAGTGCGGGGCGTGGTGACCGGTCTGCGTTCGCTCGCCGCCGACCGCCCCTTCGCCGGGCGGGCCGTCACGGTTCGTCTCGGTCCGCCGGCCGAGGGCGGCACCCTGCCGAAGCGGCACCTCGGCACCGCCGCGGTCGACGCCTCCGGGCCCGGTCAGGTCATCGTCGTCGACCACCAGGGCCGGACGGACTGCGCGGGCTGGGGCGGCCTGCTCTCCCGAGCCGCCGCCTCCCGTGGGATCGAGGGGGTGATCGTCGACGGCGCCGCCCGCGATCTCGCCGAGGCCGCGGAGGTTGGGTTCCCCGTCCACGCTCGCACATCCACACCCGTCACCGCCCGTGCCCGTGCGGTCGAGCACGCCTGGGGAGAACCCGTAACCCTCGACGGCCTCGAGGTCATGCCCGGTGACCTCGTCCTCGCCGATTCCGGCGGTGTCGTCGTCGTCCCCGCGGACCGTGCTGAAGAGATCATCGCGACCGCCGAGCGCGTCGCCGCCACCGAAGCGGCCATGGCGCAGGCCATCGACGGCGGCACACCGGTCTCCGACGTGATGGGCAAGACCTACGAGGAGCTCACCGATGCCGATCACTGA
- a CDS encoding RraA family protein, with protein MPITENQSEQRSKPDPGTAPELIARLGALSTSGVSDALDKLGMTGQALGIAPLDRSFRLVGRAWTLRYGPVGQDRGTVGDYIDDLGPDDVVVLDNQSRLDATVWGDLLTTTAHRRGVAGTVIDGVCRDVDRSLTLGYPIFARGNWMRTGKDRVRVEATQVPVSIGGVRVEPGDLLLGDGDGLVTIPAARIEEVLAAAEGIERAEDAIRRSIESGASLREARTTHRYHDLQHRTTS; from the coding sequence ATGCCGATCACTGAGAACCAGTCCGAGCAGCGGTCGAAGCCGGACCCGGGCACCGCGCCCGAGCTGATCGCCCGGTTGGGCGCGCTGTCCACCTCAGGGGTCTCGGACGCCCTGGACAAGCTCGGCATGACCGGACAGGCCCTCGGCATCGCACCGTTGGACCGCTCCTTCCGCCTCGTCGGCCGGGCCTGGACCCTGCGCTACGGGCCGGTCGGCCAGGACCGGGGCACCGTCGGTGACTACATCGACGACCTCGGTCCCGACGACGTCGTGGTGCTCGACAACCAATCCCGTCTCGACGCAACCGTGTGGGGTGACCTGCTCACCACCACCGCGCACCGACGTGGCGTGGCCGGCACTGTCATCGACGGCGTCTGCCGCGACGTCGACCGCAGCCTGACCCTCGGCTATCCGATCTTCGCCCGAGGTAACTGGATGCGTACCGGTAAGGACCGGGTGCGGGTTGAGGCCACCCAGGTTCCTGTCTCCATCGGCGGTGTGCGCGTCGAACCCGGTGACCTGCTGCTCGGTGACGGCGACGGGCTTGTCACGATCCCCGCGGCCCGGATCGAGGAGGTCCTCGCGGCGGCCGAGGGGATCGAGCGAGCCGAGGACGCCATCAGGCGCTCGATCGAGTCCGGGGCGTCGCTCCGGGAAGCCCGCACCACCCACCGGTATCACGACCTACAGCATCGGACGACGTCATGA
- a CDS encoding RraA family protein: protein MTATRTATLTSATVHEAAGRIGALPSAIKPVHPAMHVEGPAFPVRMPAGDNLWLHRAVYAASPGEILVIDCGGGFEHGYFGEVLAEAALARGLAGLVIHGGVRDARRLGEIGWPVFAERVCIRGTGKDPHGDGELGEPITIGDVEIRRGDLVVADTDGVVCVPADRAEEVRAASAARDEAEHGYISRLRAGESTLAVYGLR, encoded by the coding sequence ATGACCGCCACCCGGACAGCCACCCTCACCTCAGCCACCGTTCACGAGGCCGCCGGGCGGATCGGGGCGCTGCCGTCGGCGATCAAGCCCGTGCATCCCGCGATGCACGTCGAGGGACCGGCCTTCCCGGTGCGGATGCCGGCAGGCGACAACCTCTGGTTGCACCGCGCGGTCTACGCGGCGAGCCCGGGGGAGATCCTCGTCATCGATTGCGGCGGGGGGTTCGAGCACGGCTACTTCGGAGAGGTGCTCGCCGAGGCGGCCCTCGCGCGTGGCCTCGCCGGCCTGGTCATCCATGGGGGAGTGCGCGACGCGCGTCGTCTCGGAGAGATCGGCTGGCCGGTGTTCGCCGAGCGGGTCTGCATCCGCGGCACCGGCAAGGATCCGCACGGCGACGGGGAACTGGGTGAACCGATCACCATCGGGGACGTGGAGATCCGTCGCGGCGACCTCGTCGTCGCCGATACCGACGGCGTCGTCTGCGTCCCCGCCGACCGTGCCGAGGAGGTCCGAGCCGCCTCGGCTGCCCGTGACGAAGCCGAACACGGCTACATCAGTCGACTCCGAGCCGGAGAGAGCACCCTTGCGGTCTATGGGCTGCGATGA
- a CDS encoding GntR family transcriptional regulator, with product MAGDQPASPPSKRSVAAVVDRLREQILDRVLMPGEPIRQEEMARRLGISRVPLREALRVLTTEGLLTHRPHQGYFVAQLSVEALRQIHALLEFLETELIRTARWPDDEELAELRTINATMAHAARVGDVAAVNRLNRQLHNRIFALSPQEIYLSEAERFWTLSEPYRLLHVTSTDAAIATEQHEQIIDALAARDRALCLRVLSEHRRETRNGALSMLSRMESGSTPRAVG from the coding sequence ATGGCAGGGGACCAGCCCGCGAGCCCGCCCAGCAAGCGCAGCGTCGCAGCGGTGGTCGACAGGCTGCGCGAACAGATCCTGGACCGCGTTCTCATGCCCGGCGAGCCGATCCGCCAGGAGGAGATGGCCCGCAGGCTCGGCATCAGCCGAGTCCCGCTGCGCGAGGCGCTGCGGGTCCTCACCACCGAAGGACTGCTCACCCACCGCCCGCACCAGGGCTACTTCGTCGCACAGCTCAGCGTCGAGGCCCTGCGCCAGATTCACGCGCTGTTGGAGTTCCTCGAAACCGAACTCATCCGGACCGCCCGCTGGCCGGACGACGAGGAACTGGCCGAGTTGCGCACGATCAACGCGACCATGGCTCACGCGGCCCGGGTCGGAGACGTCGCGGCTGTCAACCGGCTCAATCGACAGCTGCACAACCGGATCTTCGCCCTGTCCCCGCAGGAGATCTACCTGAGCGAGGCCGAGCGGTTCTGGACGCTCTCCGAGCCCTACCGACTGCTGCACGTCACCTCCACCGACGCGGCAATCGCCACGGAGCAGCACGAACAGATCATTGACGCGCTTGCCGCGCGTGACCGCGCACTGTGTCTGCGGGTGCTGAGTGAGCACCGGCGTGAGACGCGGAACGGCGCGCTCAGCATGCTCAGCCGGATGGAGTCCGGCAGCACGCCTCGCGCGGTCGGCTGA
- a CDS encoding NAD(P)-dependent oxidoreductase has product MRIAYWAGIPLARQLITASLQSVEGADVLVVDTLPALLDALPEVDALVLSDCPVSEAVEIGRRLRSPDNRVRWMHFITAGREKFLKAGIPSGIRVTDPDGAIAPTVAEHALALLLALGRQLPACAASTGRGEWDRSMAVRARSIEGQSLLVVGYGHVGRQVARRAAAFGARITVVTRTPRHDDVASDIRPLSALEEALSTADAIVVTIALTEQTRHLIGARLFAAVKSGALLVNVARGDVIDQSALAAALHAGRIAAAGLDVTEPEPLPTGDPLWGAPNLLVSGHFAGAGSAPSVERLAQGVVAHAARFVASSGSEV; this is encoded by the coding sequence ATGCGCATCGCTTACTGGGCAGGCATTCCACTCGCGCGTCAGCTGATCACCGCCAGTCTGCAGTCCGTCGAGGGCGCGGACGTCCTGGTCGTCGACACACTCCCGGCGTTGCTCGACGCGCTGCCCGAGGTGGATGCCCTCGTGCTCTCCGACTGTCCGGTATCGGAGGCAGTCGAGATAGGCAGGCGACTGCGCTCGCCGGACAACCGAGTGCGGTGGATGCATTTCATCACCGCCGGACGCGAGAAGTTCCTCAAAGCCGGAATCCCTTCCGGGATTCGCGTGACGGATCCTGACGGGGCCATCGCCCCGACCGTCGCCGAGCACGCCCTCGCACTGCTCTTGGCCCTGGGGCGGCAGCTGCCGGCTTGCGCCGCATCCACCGGCCGCGGCGAGTGGGACCGCTCGATGGCGGTCCGGGCACGCTCGATCGAGGGCCAGTCATTGCTGGTGGTTGGGTACGGTCACGTCGGCCGCCAGGTGGCACGCCGCGCTGCTGCGTTCGGCGCACGGATCACCGTCGTCACCCGCACTCCCCGACACGACGACGTGGCCAGCGATATCCGACCGCTGTCCGCTCTTGAGGAAGCGCTGTCCACTGCGGACGCGATCGTGGTCACGATCGCGCTCACCGAGCAGACCCGCCATCTCATAGGCGCCAGGCTGTTCGCCGCTGTCAAGTCCGGAGCCTTGCTGGTCAATGTCGCTCGGGGGGACGTGATCGACCAGTCCGCGCTGGCCGCCGCCCTGCACGCTGGACGGATCGCCGCCGCGGGACTCGACGTCACCGAACCGGAACCGCTGCCCACTGGTGATCCGTTGTGGGGTGCCCCGAATCTGCTGGTCTCCGGCCACTTCGCAGGCGCCGGGAGCGCGCCGAGCGTCGAGCGCCTGGCACAGGGCGTAGTGGCCCACGCTGCGAGGTTCGTCGCCAGCTCCGGCTCGGAGGTCTGA
- a CDS encoding mandelate racemase/muconate lactonizing enzyme family protein has translation MRVVDVQVLAADGGYRVCRFVKVTTDEGLVGWSEYYDQLSQVDLTSLILHHGRSLIEHRIDPCSPGLVSSALTATTRLTAGGVQQQAIAALENACLDIQGKAAGLPVSRLFGGPFRTRIPVYWTHCGSLRVWHAAFFERELGMAPVRSLEDLTSLGQQARRLGLRAVKTNPVSFRPDAKGWNGGFRIGPRMFDRRGDDSLIADIEDQLAALRAGLGPDADLMLDVSFSQRTEGAVRLVRSLEGHGLRWLELDIPDPEALAFVRRSSRTPVASLESLYGLNAYRPFLQQRSADVAIVDVLWNGFWQANRIATLADAYDTDVAPHNMVGELGNLISAHFCAAIPNFSIMELRVDEAPWTRDYVTSPTVLDNGELILPSGPGWGSDINEDAVKDHPPRARPR, from the coding sequence ATGCGTGTGGTGGATGTCCAGGTGCTGGCGGCAGACGGGGGCTACCGGGTCTGTCGCTTCGTGAAGGTGACGACGGATGAGGGCCTGGTGGGGTGGAGCGAGTACTACGACCAGCTCAGTCAGGTGGATCTCACGTCGCTGATACTCCATCACGGGAGGTCGCTGATCGAGCATCGCATCGATCCGTGTTCGCCGGGCCTGGTCAGTTCGGCGTTGACCGCTACAACGCGGTTGACGGCCGGCGGAGTGCAGCAGCAGGCGATCGCCGCCCTGGAGAACGCATGCCTCGATATTCAGGGCAAGGCGGCAGGCCTGCCCGTGTCCCGTCTGTTCGGCGGGCCGTTCCGGACTCGGATACCCGTCTACTGGACACACTGCGGCAGTCTGCGCGTGTGGCACGCGGCGTTCTTCGAGCGCGAGTTGGGCATGGCACCGGTACGGTCGCTGGAGGACCTGACCAGCTTGGGCCAACAAGCTCGGCGTCTGGGGCTGCGAGCGGTCAAGACGAACCCGGTCAGCTTCCGACCGGATGCGAAAGGGTGGAACGGTGGGTTCCGTATCGGTCCGAGGATGTTCGACCGCCGAGGCGACGACTCGCTCATCGCCGACATCGAGGACCAGCTGGCCGCACTACGGGCCGGGCTCGGGCCGGACGCGGACCTGATGCTGGATGTGAGCTTCAGCCAGCGCACCGAGGGCGCCGTGCGGTTGGTCCGATCTCTGGAGGGACACGGACTGCGGTGGCTGGAGCTGGACATCCCCGATCCGGAGGCGCTGGCGTTCGTCCGCCGCTCGAGCCGAACTCCTGTGGCCTCTCTGGAGTCGCTCTACGGGCTGAATGCCTACCGCCCGTTCCTACAGCAACGCAGCGCCGATGTCGCGATCGTGGACGTGCTGTGGAACGGCTTCTGGCAGGCCAACCGGATCGCCACTCTGGCCGACGCCTACGACACCGATGTCGCCCCGCACAACATGGTCGGGGAATTGGGCAACCTCATCAGCGCACATTTCTGTGCCGCCATCCCCAACTTTTCGATCATGGAACTGCGGGTCGACGAAGCCCCCTGGACCCGCGACTACGTCACCAGCCCCACCGTCTTGGACAACGGCGAACTCATCCTGCCCAGCGGACCCGGATGGGGCAGCGACATCAACGAGGACGCCGTCAAAGACCACCCACCACGCGCTCGACCGCGCTGA